The Gouania willdenowi chromosome 3, fGouWil2.1, whole genome shotgun sequence genome includes a region encoding these proteins:
- the LOC114461314 gene encoding uncharacterized protein LOC114461314, giving the protein MGGKLSKKKKGYDVSDPKDKKDETTATTAGAEESAKVEDEAQPTGADLIAEAGKLIQEVAVAAVAAVAESVVAPGEPKPVPPEEMAIEQKPAAVEAVSETEESTAAAAEEECGVTTVETTPVVEEKSAAAVAEEPVVTSMETAPIVETAPEAAAVELVPVVEAEEQPKAANEPVVMALETAPVIEISPAPAAAVVESAQVVEEPLPSVEDKAPDVDQTVQASAAIEDVQEEVAPASEEPVLPIEAVLDPPVVPEEVLIEEPIAAVESVPEQMTAPEDKETELVPDNAIETEVIAAVAEPEPEEELVPESVQFLEAEPEEVPEPEPEQEVEAEQVAATELEPELKQTPEIDEEQSPEPELEQEAEPVKPAVEVQLEDFKPEPFIVTSDVTEPETVAANLSEALETAAEEDLTEFQSSNVKPDTAEASEEAAQQEAAEPVPDIVISESVSTNQITPEETAVEVAEQEVPCQEPEVETNGDLKSPTVTEIKDEAEDDSPIAVNGECGDSSDAKTTDTEEYVNGNENSEEEVPAKDQNDFELKKEINLSGGVQEVPDAVQDMVESLNTEVTQAV; this is encoded by the coding sequence ATGGGAGGCAAACTaagcaagaagaagaagggaTATGATGTGAGCGATCCGAAAGACAAGAAAGACGAGACCACAGCAACAACAGCTGGTGCAGAAGAATCTGCTAAAGTGGAAGATGAAGCTCAACCCACAGGAGCTGACTTGATTGCAGAGGCAGGCAAATTAATACAGGAAGTTGCTGTGGCAGCTGTTGCAGCGGTAGCAGAATCTGTAGTGGCTCCAGGTGAGCCCAAGCCTGTGCCTCCAGAGGAAATGGCAATAGAACAAAAACCTGCAGCAGTCGAAGCAGTTTCAGAAACTGAAGAATcaactgcagcagcagcagaagaagaatgTGGCGTCACAACAGTGGAAACGACTCCAGTTGTTGAAGAaaaatctgctgctgctgtagcaGAAGAACCGGTTGTAACATCAATGGAAACAGCTCCAATTGTTGAAACGGCCCCtgaagcagcagcagtggagtTGGTTCCAGTTGTTGAAGCTgaagagcaaccaaaagcagcaaacGAACCAGTTGTAATGGCACTAGAAACAGCCCCAGTTATTGAAATATCCCctgcaccagcagcagcagtagttgAATCAGCTCAAGTTGTTGAAGAACCCCTCCCTTCAGTTGAAGATAAAGCCCCTGACGTTGATCAGACAGTTCAAGCATCAGCAGCCATTGAAGATGTTCAGGAAGAGGTTGCTCCAGCCTCAGAGGAACCTGTGCTGCCAATTGAGGCTGTATTAGATCCTCCAGTGGTTCCTGAAGAGGTCCTAATAGAAGAGCCCATTGCAGCTGTTGAATCTGTGCCAGAACAAATGACAGCCCCTGAGGACAAAGAAACAGAGCTTGTTCCTGATAATGCTATTGAGACGGAGGTCATTGCTGCAGTCGCTGAACCTGAGCCAGAGGAAGAATTAGTTCCTGAATCAGTGCAATTTTTGGAGGCAGAGCCTGAGGAAgtaccagaaccagaaccagagcaAGAAGTAGAAGCAGAGCAGGTAGCAGCAACTGAACTAGAACCTGAACTTAAGCAAACACCAGAGATAGATGAAGAACAATCCCCAGAACCAGAACTTGAGCAGGAGGCAGAACCAGTAAAGCCTGCTGTAGAGGTACAATTAGAAGACTTTAAGCCAGAACCGTTTATAGTCACATCTGACGTTACTGAACCCGAGACTGTGGCTGCAAACCTTTCAGAGGCCCTGGAGACTGCTGCAGAGGAAGACCTTACTGAATTCCAATCATCAAATGTTAAACCTGATACAGCAGAAGCCTCAGAGGAAGCAGCTCAGCAAGAAGCAGCAGAACCCGTCCCTGACATTGTCATCTCAGAATCTGTCTCCACCAATCAAATCACTCCTGAGGAAACAGCAGTTGAAGTTGCTGAGCAAGAGGTGCCTTGCCAGGAGCCTGAGGTGGAAACTAATGGTGACTTGAAGAGCCCCACTGTTACAGAAATAAAAGATGAGGCCGAAGACGATTCACCCATAGCTGTGAATGGGGAATGTGGAGATTCTAGTGATGCTAAAACCACAGATACAGAAGAGTATGTCAATGGGAATGAAAATTCTGAGGAGGAAGTTCCTGCCAAGGATCAGAATGACTTTGAACTGAAAAAGGAGATCAACCTGAGTGGTGGTGTCCAGGAAGTCCCTGACGCAGTTCAAGACATGGTAGAGAGTCTCAACACTGAGGTCACCCAAGCCGTCTGA